A genome region from Eubacteriales bacterium includes the following:
- a CDS encoding folate family ECF transporter S component — MNKKVYKVVAAGLLIALSIVLTRVFSTYLMIAGIPGARLAIGFVPIILASIALGPYFGMVTGALADVLGYVIFPSGAYFPPITITSMLVGIIPFLIVKVIKTKKVWAKVLVAVATTQILCSMFLQTLWIALLYDLSYGDLFFPRAVVTLITIPVYSLLIYYISIALKKANLMPDQNL; from the coding sequence TTGAACAAAAAAGTTTACAAAGTAGTTGCCGCAGGGCTTTTAATTGCCCTTAGCATCGTACTAACAAGAGTTTTTTCAACGTATCTGATGATTGCCGGTATACCGGGTGCAAGATTAGCGATAGGCTTTGTACCTATTATCTTGGCAAGTATAGCCTTAGGGCCATATTTTGGTATGGTCACGGGGGCTTTGGCTGATGTTTTAGGCTATGTAATCTTTCCGAGCGGGGCATATTTCCCGCCAATAACTATAACCAGTATGCTTGTCGGTATAATACCGTTTTTGATCGTAAAAGTTATAAAGACAAAAAAAGTTTGGGCAAAGGTCCTCGTAGCTGTTGCTACAACACAGATATTATGTTCAATGTTTCTTCAAACGCTTTGGATAGCCCTGCTTTATGATTTGTCGTACGGAGACCTGTTTTTCCCAAGGGCGGTGGTTACACTTATAACGATTCCGGTATATTCTTTACTTATATATTATATTTCGATAGCACTTAAAAAAGCTAATTTGATGCCGGATCAAAACTTGTAA
- a CDS encoding folylpolyglutamate synthase/dihydrofolate synthase family protein encodes MTYDEAIEFIKSTNRFGSKPGLENISKLCELLGNPQDTYNCIHVAGTNGKGSTCSMIASILRTAGYKTGLFVSPYLDSYADSIKINGKTASEGLFADAVSLVKDKLESMPQGLLNATEFEILTAAAFLLFSKAGCDIVVLEVGLGGRLDATNVIRNPLACVITSISLDHTDVLGDTIKKIAYEKCGIIKPDGITISYPLQNEEAFRVIKETALLKNNLFVVPDKKLTFKKAADLDGAQIVYDDINLYIPLIGKHQIYNAMTAVETILTLREHRDMKVKDEDIVYGIKNTSLPARQEVLFKKPYILLDGAHNPDGVRTLAATIKTSLKGRCIAVVMGMLEDKDFETSVSMIAPLCNMFIAVEPESGRALKNTDLARVAAKYLNNIAKSDDYMEAIKIAYEYCGKGGAIVVCGSLYMAGKMEKTIHQFITDFT; translated from the coding sequence TTGACATACGATGAAGCAATTGAGTTTATAAAGTCTACAAATAGATTTGGCTCAAAACCTGGGCTTGAAAACATTTCTAAACTATGCGAACTTTTAGGAAACCCGCAGGATACTTATAATTGTATACACGTTGCCGGAACAAACGGCAAGGGAAGCACATGCAGCATGATAGCTTCAATACTGCGTACGGCTGGATATAAGACGGGGCTATTTGTGTCGCCTTATTTGGATAGCTATGCAGACAGCATAAAGATAAACGGCAAAACGGCATCTGAGGGCTTGTTTGCGGATGCGGTATCCTTGGTAAAAGATAAGTTAGAAAGCATGCCTCAAGGTCTATTAAACGCTACGGAATTTGAAATATTAACAGCGGCCGCTTTCTTATTGTTCAGTAAAGCCGGTTGTGATATAGTTGTATTGGAAGTTGGTTTAGGCGGCCGTCTGGATGCCACGAATGTAATAAGAAACCCGCTTGCATGTGTTATTACATCCATATCCCTTGACCATACTGATGTTTTAGGGGACACTATTAAAAAGATCGCATACGAAAAGTGCGGAATTATCAAGCCTGATGGCATTACTATATCTTATCCTCTGCAAAATGAAGAAGCCTTTAGGGTGATTAAAGAAACTGCGCTTTTAAAAAACAACTTGTTTGTTGTGCCAGATAAAAAGTTAACGTTTAAAAAAGCCGCTGATTTAGACGGCGCTCAAATCGTTTATGATGATATTAACCTGTATATACCTTTAATAGGAAAACACCAGATTTATAACGCTATGACAGCTGTAGAAACTATACTTACCTTGCGTGAGCATAGGGATATGAAAGTTAAAGACGAAGATATAGTTTACGGGATAAAGAACACGTCTTTACCGGCAAGGCAGGAAGTCCTTTTTAAAAAACCCTATATCTTGCTAGATGGAGCCCATAACCCGGATGGAGTAAGAACTCTTGCCGCAACTATTAAAACTAGCCTTAAAGGAAGGTGTATTGCAGTTGTAATGGGAATGCTCGAAGACAAAGATTTTGAGACGTCTGTATCAATGATTGCTCCGCTTTGCAATATGTTCATAGCCGTTGAGCCGGAAAGCGGCAGGGCGCTTAAAAACACTGATTTAGCTAGAGTTGCCGCTAAATATTTAAACAATATAGCTAAAAGCGACGATTATATGGAAGCAATAAAAATCGCTTATGAGTATTGTGGGAAGGGCGGAGCCATAGTTGTCTGCGGGTCCCTTTATATGGCAGGTAAAATGGAAAAGACAATTCATCAGTTTATTACTGATTTTACATAG
- a CDS encoding FAD-dependent oxidoreductase — protein MESIWTKTTDIGRREALAGNLKADVAVIGGGMAGVLTAYFLKRSGVDVVLIEGSQIGSGQTKNTTAKITSQHNLIYNKLIEDFGEEKAGKYAIANEKAINEFRRIIEEENIDCMFENKAAYLYSTIEEEPLEKECKAAQKLGIDAEIVKDVTLPFKVKAALKFNSQAQFHPLKFLKAIADKVTIYEDTMAKTVEGNKILTDKGTINAEKIVFATHYPFINAPGYYFMRMHQERSYAMALKNAPLPDGMYLGIDKGNSFSFRSSGKYLILGGGGHRTGENSVGGKYDKLRTLAEEIYPKSSEVAAWSAQDCITLDGVPYIGKYSSSEDSWYVATGFKKWGMTTSMVSAMIISDMISGKENQYAEAFSPQRFEFSASIKTLAEDTIKSAKGLIKEAFKLPKEKIDELPRNHGGIVEYNGHKAGVYKDEQGEVFIVSTKCSHLGCQLEWNPDENSWDCPCHGSRYNYNGELIDNPAQENLEKELT, from the coding sequence ATGGAATCTATTTGGACAAAAACAACAGATATTGGCAGGCGGGAAGCTTTAGCCGGCAATTTAAAAGCAGATGTTGCTGTTATAGGTGGTGGCATGGCAGGAGTTTTAACCGCATATTTTTTAAAACGTAGTGGGGTAGACGTCGTTTTAATTGAAGGTAGCCAAATAGGAAGCGGGCAGACGAAAAATACAACAGCTAAAATCACATCACAGCATAATCTTATCTATAATAAGTTAATTGAGGATTTCGGAGAAGAAAAAGCAGGTAAGTATGCTATTGCCAACGAAAAAGCCATTAATGAGTTTAGACGTATAATAGAAGAGGAAAATATAGATTGTATGTTTGAAAACAAGGCAGCATATCTTTATTCTACTATCGAAGAAGAGCCTCTTGAGAAAGAGTGCAAAGCGGCGCAAAAACTTGGTATAGATGCCGAAATAGTTAAAGACGTCACTTTGCCATTCAAGGTTAAGGCGGCTTTAAAATTTAATTCTCAGGCCCAGTTTCATCCCCTTAAGTTCTTAAAGGCAATTGCAGACAAGGTCACTATTTATGAGGATACGATGGCAAAGACTGTTGAAGGGAATAAAATCCTTACGGATAAAGGCACTATAAACGCTGAAAAGATAGTGTTTGCAACACATTATCCATTTATTAATGCACCCGGATACTATTTTATGCGTATGCACCAGGAACGATCCTATGCCATGGCTTTAAAAAATGCGCCTCTACCCGACGGTATGTATCTAGGTATTGATAAGGGCAATAGTTTTTCGTTTAGAAGCAGCGGCAAATATCTGATACTAGGAGGCGGAGGACACAGAACCGGCGAAAACTCTGTCGGCGGGAAATATGATAAGTTAAGGACGCTAGCAGAGGAAATCTACCCTAAAAGCAGCGAAGTTGCAGCATGGTCCGCACAGGACTGCATCACATTGGACGGAGTACCGTATATAGGAAAGTATTCCTCTTCTGAAGATAGCTGGTATGTAGCAACTGGGTTTAAAAAGTGGGGAATGACAACCTCGATGGTATCGGCAATGATTATATCTGATATGATATCAGGAAAAGAAAACCAATATGCCGAGGCGTTTTCGCCGCAAAGGTTTGAATTCTCTGCATCTATTAAGACATTGGCAGAAGATACGATAAAGTCCGCTAAGGGGCTTATAAAAGAGGCGTTTAAACTTCCAAAGGAAAAGATCGATGAACTGCCTAGAAATCACGGGGGAATAGTTGAATATAACGGACATAAAGCCGGCGTTTATAAAGATGAGCAGGGGGAAGTTTTTATAGTATCTACAAAGTGCAGCCATTTGGGCTGTCAGCTTGAATGGAACCCAGATGAAAACAGCTGGGACTGCCCCTGTCACGGATCGCGATATAATTACAATGGAGAACTAATAGATAACCCGGCGCAAGAAAATTTAGAAAAAGAATTGACTTAA
- a CDS encoding rubredoxin — protein MKKYECACGYIYDPELGDPDNGIAPGTAFEDLPEDWVCPVCGLSKDAFTLID, from the coding sequence ATGAAAAAATATGAATGTGCATGCGGATATATATACGACCCTGAACTCGGAGACCCGGACAACGGGATTGCACCGGGCACTGCATTTGAAGACTTGCCAGAAGATTGGGTATGTCCGGTATGCGGACTTTCAAAAGATGCTTTTACATTGATTGATTAA
- a CDS encoding peroxiredoxin, whose translation MEETNVYKMPLIGDSAPSFKAVTTQGPINFPDDYKGKWVILFSHPADFTPVCTTEFMTFASMADEFKELNTELIGLSVDSLYAHIAWLRKIKELNWNGKKDIEVKFPLIEDIKMEVANKFGMIQPNQSSTQAVRAVFVIDPKAKIRTILYYPLTTGRNFDEIKRIILALQKADKDGVATPADWRPGNDVIVPTAGSCGAAKERMENTDKDKYCLDWFMCFKRESK comes from the coding sequence ATGGAAGAAACCAATGTATACAAAATGCCGCTTATAGGTGATAGCGCACCTTCATTTAAAGCCGTAACGACACAAGGACCAATCAATTTTCCAGATGATTACAAAGGGAAATGGGTTATACTTTTTTCACACCCGGCAGACTTTACGCCGGTATGTACAACTGAATTTATGACTTTTGCATCGATGGCAGATGAGTTTAAGGAACTTAACACTGAGCTAATTGGGCTGTCAGTAGATTCTCTTTATGCTCATATTGCGTGGCTTAGAAAGATAAAAGAGCTTAACTGGAACGGAAAGAAAGATATTGAAGTAAAATTCCCACTTATAGAAGACATTAAAATGGAAGTTGCCAACAAGTTTGGAATGATCCAGCCTAATCAATCCAGTACTCAGGCTGTAAGAGCAGTTTTCGTTATAGATCCGAAAGCAAAGATAAGGACAATACTATACTATCCGCTTACTACAGGAAGAAACTTCGATGAAATAAAGAGGATAATCTTAGCTCTTCAAAAGGCAGATAAAGACGGCGTTGCAACTCCGGCAGACTGGAGACCGGGAAATGACGTTATCGTACCAACTGCGGGTTCATGCGGAGCTGCTAAAGAGAGAATGGAAAATACGGATAAAGACAAGTATTGCCTAGATTGGTTTATGTGCTTTAAACGTGAGAGTAAATAG
- a CDS encoding Crp/Fnr family transcriptional regulator, producing the protein MVDSNYREELKQYIPFWDKLSSNEQEFFMNNVLDLKYESGTTLHGGDDDCLGLILIRNGTIRTYMLSNEGKEITLFRLNEGEVCVLSAACILDSVTFDVNIDAETDCEIFLLGSTAFAKLASSNIYVENFAHKIATERFSDVMWAFEQILFMSFDKRLATFLFDEYIKIKDKDNVIKLTHEQVAKYIGSAREVVTRMLHYFANEGIVEVSRGGIKILMSKN; encoded by the coding sequence ATGGTCGACAGCAATTATCGCGAAGAACTAAAGCAGTATATTCCATTTTGGGATAAATTAAGTTCTAATGAACAAGAATTTTTCATGAACAATGTTTTAGATTTAAAGTACGAGAGTGGTACAACACTGCACGGCGGAGATGATGATTGCCTAGGGTTGATACTCATTAGAAACGGGACTATAAGAACTTATATGCTTTCAAACGAAGGCAAGGAAATAACGCTTTTCAGGTTAAATGAAGGGGAAGTATGTGTTTTATCAGCTGCATGTATTTTAGATTCTGTTACATTTGATGTAAATATAGATGCGGAAACGGATTGTGAAATATTCTTACTAGGGTCGACAGCTTTTGCAAAACTTGCGAGCAGCAATATATACGTTGAAAATTTTGCGCATAAGATAGCGACGGAACGCTTTTCAGACGTTATGTGGGCATTTGAACAGATATTGTTTATGAGTTTTGATAAGAGGCTGGCGACTTTTTTATTTGATGAATATATAAAAATAAAAGATAAAGACAATGTTATCAAGCTTACACATGAGCAGGTAGCTAAATATATAGGCAGTGCACGTGAAGTCGTTACCAGAATGCTTCATTATTTTGCAAATGAAGGTATAGTTGAGGTGTCTCGCGGGGGTATAAAGATATTGATGAGCAAAAATTAA
- a CDS encoding Mrp/NBP35 family ATP-binding protein, with amino-acid sequence MSETCNNDCSSCKENCADRKEQNDSLIESPHEMSHIKKVIGVVSGKGGVGKSIVTSMLAVLMQRRGYKTAILDADVTGPSIPKAFGLKEKATGSETGIFPVNSKTGIEIMSINLLLKNEKDPVIWRGPIIAGTVKQFWTDVIWNDVDFMFIDMPPGTGDIPLTVFQSIPVDGIIVVTSPQELVSMIVSKAVRMAEMMNIPVLGIVENMSYFKCSDCGSEQKIFGESHIDEIAKEHGIDIIAKLPIDPKLAAACDSGMIELFNGDWLDVLADSFDKLIKK; translated from the coding sequence ATGAGTGAAACATGCAATAACGATTGTAGTTCCTGCAAAGAGAATTGTGCAGACAGGAAAGAACAGAACGATAGTTTAATTGAAAGCCCGCATGAGATGAGCCATATAAAAAAAGTAATAGGCGTAGTAAGCGGAAAAGGCGGCGTAGGTAAATCTATTGTAACTTCTATGCTAGCTGTACTTATGCAAAGGCGTGGATATAAGACCGCTATACTAGATGCCGATGTAACGGGACCATCTATTCCAAAGGCTTTTGGGCTGAAGGAAAAAGCAACAGGGAGCGAAACAGGTATTTTCCCTGTAAATAGCAAAACAGGCATAGAAATTATGTCTATAAATTTATTGTTAAAAAATGAAAAAGATCCGGTTATATGGAGAGGGCCTATAATCGCGGGAACAGTAAAACAGTTCTGGACAGACGTAATTTGGAACGATGTAGACTTTATGTTTATCGATATGCCGCCGGGAACAGGTGATATCCCATTAACTGTATTCCAATCTATTCCGGTTGATGGTATAATTGTAGTAACATCACCGCAGGAATTGGTATCTATGATAGTGTCTAAAGCTGTTAGGATGGCGGAGATGATGAACATACCAGTCCTTGGTATCGTAGAAAACATGTCATATTTTAAATGCTCTGATTGTGGCAGCGAGCAGAAAATATTTGGGGAAAGCCACATAGACGAAATAGCAAAAGAACACGGTATTGATATAATAGCAAAGTTACCTATAGATCCTAAGCTGGCTGCAGCTTGCGACAGCGGAATGATTGAACTTTTTAATGGAGATTGGCTTGACGTACTAGCGGATTCTTTTGATAAGCTGATAAAAAAATAA
- the trxA gene encoding thioredoxin translates to MSAIKLTKDNFNSEVINSGKTWMVDFWASWCGPCRMLTPTIETIASEDHSELKVGKINVDEQPELAMKYGVMSIPTVVIIKDGKEKARSVGVKGKHELLAMTKV, encoded by the coding sequence ATGTCGGCGATCAAACTTACGAAAGACAACTTTAACTCTGAAGTGATAAACAGCGGTAAAACTTGGATGGTCGATTTCTGGGCCTCATGGTGTGGACCGTGCAGAATGCTCACTCCGACCATTGAAACCATAGCTTCAGAAGATCATTCCGAACTTAAAGTTGGTAAGATCAATGTTGATGAACAACCGGAACTAGCTATGAAATATGGAGTTATGAGCATCCCTACAGTTGTTATCATTAAGGATGGAAAAGAGAAAGCACGTTCTGTTGGCGTTAAAGGTAAACATGAACTTCTAGCTATGACTAAAGTGTAA
- a CDS encoding aminotransferase class I/II-fold pyridoxal phosphate-dependent enzyme: MDLFEKCFRYDAPQKAKEAGLYPYFHALSTAQDTEVFMDGKRIIMLGSNNYMGLVSDERLKHAAITAIEKYGTGCSGSRFLNGTLKLHEELEEEFAKFFNKPAALSFSTGFQTNLGTVSALMGMHDYILSDAENHASIVDATRLSFCKKTIKYRHNDMDSLEEKLKNLPAENGKLIVTDGVFSMGGDIANLPHIIRLAKKYGARVMVDDAHGAGMIGKNGRGTASYYGLEDETDIIMTTFSKAFGSLGGIIATSKEVVNFIKHTSRPFIFSASIPPASAAAALEALDIIKKEPERQKNLYDISNYMREKLKEANIPIMDGETAIIPVYTYTTQRTFIIAKMLFEGGVYVNPVVAPAVHENECLLRTSYTATHTKEQIDHAASIFKEVFSKV; encoded by the coding sequence ATGGATTTATTTGAAAAATGTTTTCGATATGATGCGCCCCAAAAAGCAAAAGAAGCAGGTTTATATCCTTATTTTCATGCGCTTTCAACCGCACAGGATACAGAAGTCTTTATGGATGGGAAAAGGATCATCATGCTTGGGTCTAATAACTATATGGGGCTTGTCAGCGACGAACGATTAAAACATGCGGCAATTACTGCAATTGAAAAATACGGGACAGGGTGCTCAGGTTCTAGGTTCTTGAACGGAACGCTTAAGTTACATGAGGAGCTTGAAGAAGAGTTCGCCAAGTTTTTCAACAAACCTGCGGCACTTAGTTTCAGCACGGGGTTCCAAACAAATTTAGGCACGGTTTCAGCCTTGATGGGCATGCATGACTATATTTTAAGCGATGCTGAGAACCATGCAAGCATAGTTGACGCTACAAGGCTTAGTTTTTGTAAAAAGACTATAAAATACCGCCACAACGACATGGATAGCCTGGAAGAAAAGCTTAAAAACCTGCCGGCAGAAAACGGAAAGCTAATTGTTACAGACGGCGTATTCTCAATGGGAGGAGATATTGCCAACCTTCCTCATATCATACGTTTAGCTAAAAAATATGGAGCAAGAGTAATGGTAGATGATGCGCACGGTGCTGGAATGATAGGAAAAAACGGACGCGGTACCGCTTCGTATTATGGGCTGGAGGATGAGACTGATATAATAATGACAACTTTTTCAAAAGCGTTTGGATCTCTTGGCGGCATCATTGCAACTAGCAAGGAAGTGGTCAATTTTATAAAGCATACATCCAGGCCGTTTATATTCAGCGCATCGATACCTCCGGCATCTGCAGCAGCTGCGCTTGAAGCTCTTGATATTATAAAAAAAGAGCCGGAGAGGCAAAAAAATTTATATGATATTTCAAATTATATGAGAGAAAAATTAAAAGAGGCAAATATACCGATAATGGATGGTGAGACGGCTATAATCCCGGTATATACATACACCACCCAGCGTACGTTCATTATAGCTAAGATGCTATTCGAGGGGGGCGTATATGTAAACCCGGTGGTTGCTCCGGCAGTTCACGAAAATGAATGCTTGTTACGTACAAGTTATACTGCGACACATACAAAGGAGCAGATAGACCATGCAGCCAGCATATTCAAAGAAGTTTTTTCAAAGGTATAA
- a CDS encoding DegV family protein, with amino-acid sequence MIVIVTDSSACITRQEARKLGVVCVPMTYTVAGTMYTERFVNENGNYTELIAGTKELHTSQSSAATFLRIFSGLRNLSHEILCLNISSRLSGTFGNASMCARELGGEGIRVIDTQSSAGGILIMIKEARRLIDLGYSLDQVAKAMMHMRDRVRVVFSVADMMPLRRSGRLGPVRQSIGTILNLRPLFTCKEGAVVTCGVARGRNEQRLSLIKSVPADAEEIMVQYACERKEAESIAKALEEKCSKPVQLRQIGPVLGIHLGLDVIGTIWLEANSRLNELEMSRDFKK; translated from the coding sequence TTGATTGTAATTGTAACAGACAGTTCTGCTTGTATCACGCGCCAGGAAGCGAGAAAGCTGGGCGTGGTATGTGTCCCGATGACGTATACGGTTGCAGGTACTATGTATACAGAGCGCTTCGTAAATGAAAACGGGAATTATACCGAGCTGATTGCGGGCACAAAAGAATTGCATACATCTCAGTCATCCGCCGCTACTTTTTTAAGGATATTTTCAGGACTTAGAAACTTATCCCACGAGATACTTTGCTTAAACATCTCCTCACGTTTAAGCGGTACTTTTGGAAATGCTTCCATGTGTGCGAGGGAATTAGGCGGAGAAGGTATACGCGTTATAGACACGCAATCCTCAGCTGGCGGTATACTTATAATGATTAAAGAAGCCAGAAGGCTTATTGACCTTGGGTATTCACTGGATCAGGTTGCAAAGGCAATGATGCACATGAGAGATAGAGTTAGAGTAGTATTTTCTGTTGCGGATATGATGCCTTTAAGACGTAGCGGGAGGTTAGGCCCGGTGAGGCAATCTATAGGGACTATTTTAAACTTAAGGCCGCTGTTTACATGCAAGGAAGGTGCAGTTGTGACATGCGGTGTAGCACGCGGAAGAAACGAACAGAGGCTTTCACTTATTAAATCTGTCCCAGCCGATGCCGAAGAGATTATGGTTCAGTATGCTTGTGAACGAAAAGAGGCGGAAAGCATAGCAAAAGCTTTGGAGGAAAAATGTTCAAAGCCGGTACAATTAAGGCAAATAGGGCCGGTTTTAGGGATACATTTAGGCCTTGATGTTATAGGGACCATTTGGCTTGAAGCAAACAGCCGATTAAATGAACTTGAAATGTCAAGAGACTTTAAAAAGTGA